The Mangrovimonas cancribranchiae nucleotide sequence AATAGGGATTTCAATAGTTTGCATTAGATAAGGAACCATATATCAAATAATAACATCAATACCATTGGAATAGTATTGAATCAACTAATTTAAGAAATCACAATATGTTTTTGATAAGGAAAACCCTTATAATAAGTAAGGGTTTTTAAGGTTTATTATAGGAATATATAGATTAAATAAACCCTTTTTCTCTTGCAATCTTCACTAAAATTCTATCATCCTTACCTGCAATATTGAAAACTTCCTTTAATAAACGTTTTCTTCTTTCAATACCACTAATAGACATGGATATAACATTAGGCAATTCAGACATTTTTGTTCCATTGGATAATTCATGGAGTATTAGTCTGTCTATTTTATCTAAAACAAAATCTGAAGTTATATGTTTACGAATTAATTTTCGAACAGTTTTACTGTAGTGAGGTGGTTCTTCAATAACTTCAATAATCCCTTTAATCAAATCCTTCGGCTGCATATCATTCTTAATTAAAAACCCATCCGGATTTAAACTTTTCAATATACTGTCAATCCTATAATTATCATTATATGTTGTTAGTACAATAATTTTTGTTTTGGGACTGATTTCCTTTATTCTTAAT carries:
- a CDS encoding response regulator, whose product is MKDINVLIVDDHPIIASSYKNALSKIKKETGLYNFITTEVVSIDDALIQINKNPSSFFDIIFLDIKLPKSKDGKYLSGEDLGLRIKEISPKTKIIVLTTYNDNYRIDSILKSLNPDGFLIKNDMQPKDLIKGIIEVIEEPPHYSKTVRKLIRKHITSDFVLDKIDRLILHELSNGTKMSELPNVISMSISGIERRKRLLKEVFNIAGKDDRILVKIAREKGFI